From the genome of Epinephelus moara isolate mb chromosome 10, YSFRI_EMoa_1.0, whole genome shotgun sequence, one region includes:
- the fkbp8 gene encoding peptidyl-prolyl cis-trans isomerase FKBP8, protein MAEKEETLDASESYDSAAPAKKTGRTSLLDSGEDFEVLDEEDIDDEPPPLEDAGGGKGKNTAEPEKKNADTDSDPPGQVDEWLDVLGNDQLKKKVLEAGEGRDSRPQKGQNVKIHLKTCLRDGTLVEEQPDLSFTLGDGDVIQALDLTVQLMEMGELALIESDAKYAYGARGSLEPEVPPNAELSLEVKLLEATDAPDLELLPPTEKIALASHKRERGNVHYQRGDYAFAVNSYSIALQITESSSKVDITPEEENELMDVRVKCLNNMAASQLKLDHYEAALKSCVSALEHQPDNIKALFRMGKVLALQGEYTEAIQTLRKALKLEPSNKTIHAELSKLVKKHSEQRGAEQAMYKKMLGNPTSGSSTQKHRAKSSWGLSWKWLFGATAVAIGGVALSVVIAARN, encoded by the exons ATGGCTGAAAAAGAGGAGACACTGGACGCATCTGAAAGCTATGACAGTGCGGCACCAGCGAAGAAGACCGGACGGACCTCGTTGCTGGACAGCGGGGAGGACTTTGAGGTTTTAGATGAAGAAGACATTGACGATGAGCCCCCTCCTCTGGAGGATGCAGGTGGTGGGAAGGGGAAGAACACTGCTGAGcctgaaaagaaaaatgcagaCACAGATTCAGACCCTCCAGGTCAAGTGGATGAATGGCTGGATGTGTTAG GTAATGACCAGCTGAAGAAAAAAGTCCTGGAGGCAGGAGAAGGGCGAGACAGTCGGCCACAGAAAGGACAGAATGTAAAGATACATCTCAAAACATGCCTGAGGGATGGGACACTTGTAGAGGAGCAGCCTGACCTCTCCTTCACCCTAGGAGACGGAGATGTCATCCAG gCTCTGGATCTCACAGTTCAGCTCATGGAAATGGGAGAGTTGGCCTTAATCGAGTCTGATGCAAAATATGCATATGGTGCCCGAGGGAG TCTTGAACCCGAGGTCCCCCCCAACGCTGAGCTGTCCCTCGAAGTGAAACTGTTGGAAGCCACTGATGCTCCAgatctggagctgctgcccccCACTGAAAAGATTGCCCTGGCCAGCCATAAGAGGGAGCGAGGCAATGTTCATTATCAGCGTGGGGACTATGCTTTTGCTGTCAACTCGTACAGCATTGCCCTGCAGATAACGGAGTCTAGCTCTAAAG TTGACATTACTCCTGAGGAGGAGAATGAGCTGATGGATGTGAGAGTGAAGTGTTTAAACAACATGGCTGCCTCTCAGCTGAAACTGGACCACTATGAAGCAGCACTTAAATCTTGTGTCTCAGCACTGGAACACCAGCCAGACAACATAAAAGCACTTTTCCGCATGGGCAAG GTACTAGCCTTGCAAGGTGAATACACAGAAGCCATTCAAACTCTGAGGAAGGCGCTGAAGTTGGAACCAAGCAACAAG ACTATCCACGCAGAGCTCTCCAAGCTGGTGAAGAAACACTCAGAGCAAAGAGGAGCGGAGCAGGCCATGTATAAGAAGATGCTAGGAAACCCCACCAGTGGCAGCAGCACACAGAAACACCGAGCCAAGTCTTCATGG GGTCTCAGCTGGAAATGGTTATTTGGTGCCACCGCAGTCGCCATTGGCGGTGTAGCGTTATCCGTCGTCATAGCTGCTAGAAATTGA